The following are encoded together in the Balaenoptera acutorostrata chromosome 9, mBalAcu1.1, whole genome shotgun sequence genome:
- the ADM gene encoding pro-adrenomedullin isoform X2: MKLVPVALMYLGSLAFLGADTARLDVAAEFRKKWNKWALSRGKRELRESSSYPTGLADVKAGPAQTLVRPQDVKGASRSPQASPDAARIRVKRYRQSMNNFQSLRSFGCRFGTCTVQKLAHQIYQFTDKDKDGVAPRSKISPQGYGRRRRRSLPEAGLGRTLSSQESQARGAPASRAHQVFATLLRI; encoded by the exons ATGAAGCTGGTTCCCGTCGCCCTAATGTATCTGGGCTCGCTCGCCTTCCTAGGCGCGGACACCGCACGGCTCGACGTGGCGGCAGAGTTCCGAAAGAA ATGGAATAAGTGGGCTCTAAGTCGTGGAAAAAGAGAACTTCGCGAGTCCAGCAGCTACCCCACCGGGCTCGCCGACGTGAAGGCAGGGCCTGCCCAGACTCTCGTTCGGCCGCAGGATGTGAAGGGCGCCTCTCGCAGCCCCCAGGCAAG TCCGGACGCCGCCCGCATCCGAGTCAAGCGCTACCGCCAGAGTATGAACAACTTCCAGAGCCTGCGGAGCTTTGGCTGTCGCTTCGGGACGTGCACGGTGCAGAAGCTGGCGCACCAGATCTACCAGTTCACGGACAAGGACAAGGACGGCGTCGCCCCCAGGAGCAAGATCAGCCCCCAGGGCTACGGCCGCCGGCGCCGACGCTCCCTGCCCGAGGCCGGCCTGGGACGGACTCTGTCTTCCCAGGAGTCACAGGCGCGCGGGGCCCCGGCCTCCCGGGCTCATCAAGTGTTCGCCACCCTCCTTAGGATTTAG
- the ADM gene encoding pro-adrenomedullin isoform X1 → MKLVPVALMYLGSLAFLGADTARLDVAAEFRKKWNKWALSRGKRELRESSSYPTGLADVKAGPAQTLVRPQDVKGASRSPQASSPDAARIRVKRYRQSMNNFQSLRSFGCRFGTCTVQKLAHQIYQFTDKDKDGVAPRSKISPQGYGRRRRRSLPEAGLGRTLSSQESQARGAPASRAHQVFATLLRI, encoded by the exons ATGAAGCTGGTTCCCGTCGCCCTAATGTATCTGGGCTCGCTCGCCTTCCTAGGCGCGGACACCGCACGGCTCGACGTGGCGGCAGAGTTCCGAAAGAA ATGGAATAAGTGGGCTCTAAGTCGTGGAAAAAGAGAACTTCGCGAGTCCAGCAGCTACCCCACCGGGCTCGCCGACGTGAAGGCAGGGCCTGCCCAGACTCTCGTTCGGCCGCAGGATGTGAAGGGCGCCTCTCGCAGCCCCCAGGCAAG cAGTCCGGACGCCGCCCGCATCCGAGTCAAGCGCTACCGCCAGAGTATGAACAACTTCCAGAGCCTGCGGAGCTTTGGCTGTCGCTTCGGGACGTGCACGGTGCAGAAGCTGGCGCACCAGATCTACCAGTTCACGGACAAGGACAAGGACGGCGTCGCCCCCAGGAGCAAGATCAGCCCCCAGGGCTACGGCCGCCGGCGCCGACGCTCCCTGCCCGAGGCCGGCCTGGGACGGACTCTGTCTTCCCAGGAGTCACAGGCGCGCGGGGCCCCGGCCTCCCGGGCTCATCAAGTGTTCGCCACCCTCCTTAGGATTTAG